One region of Limisphaera ngatamarikiensis genomic DNA includes:
- a CDS encoding LysM peptidoglycan-binding domain-containing protein has protein sequence MHRRRWPWQALLGCGLVAVWMAGCTPGPGGPLEEQKEPYYRLGKARVNGMDYTGAVEAFQRALEVNPRSASAHFELGWLYDVKVPDPAAAVYHYERYLQLRPRAENADIVRQRILACKQELARSVLPLPISPGLQREFEQLAEENRRLKADLARWQSYAADLARALSNATASTVAPATGPSSPPPDTRGGEPRAAQMPTTAPQGTGSATPSTQANPRPDAGWRVHVVQPGETPARIARRYGVGVQALLDANPGLDPRRMRVGQQIRVPPP, from the coding sequence ATGCATCGCCGCAGGTGGCCATGGCAGGCACTGCTGGGATGCGGGCTGGTGGCGGTGTGGATGGCCGGATGCACACCCGGCCCGGGAGGTCCTCTCGAAGAACAAAAGGAACCCTACTACCGCCTGGGCAAGGCCCGCGTCAACGGCATGGACTACACCGGAGCGGTGGAGGCTTTCCAACGTGCATTGGAGGTCAATCCACGGTCCGCTTCGGCCCATTTCGAGCTGGGCTGGTTGTACGACGTGAAAGTCCCGGACCCCGCTGCGGCGGTGTACCATTATGAACGGTACCTCCAACTGCGGCCCCGGGCTGAAAACGCCGACATCGTGCGCCAGCGGATTCTCGCCTGCAAACAGGAGCTGGCGCGCAGCGTGCTCCCGTTGCCCATCAGCCCCGGCCTGCAACGCGAGTTCGAACAACTGGCCGAGGAAAATCGCCGCTTGAAGGCCGACCTGGCCCGGTGGCAGTCCTACGCGGCCGACCTGGCCCGGGCCCTGTCCAATGCCACGGCTTCAACGGTTGCTCCCGCGACCGGCCCGTCGTCGCCGCCACCGGACACCCGGGGCGGGGAACCGCGCGCGGCACAAATGCCGACGACGGCCCCGCAGGGAACCGGGTCGGCCACCCCTTCTACGCAGGCAAATCCTCGACCCGATGCCGGCTGGCGCGTCCACGTGGTGCAGCCGGGGGAGACCCCGGCCCGGATCGCCCGTCGCTACGGCGTCGGCGTGCAGGCCCTGCTGGACGCCAACCCCGGGTTGG
- a CDS encoding autotransporter-associated beta strand repeat-containing protein, with product MALLWLGAASAPAQRQMECLGRGMVALRRSSSEVWVGWRWLGQDPPGIAFNLYRVTGGVTNRLNSQPLQQTTDYVDRPPTFAVPHLYFIRPVLDGQEVEDRWAHPLGRSSCTLPANPPVPTDAQGRLAPYLSIPLDVPPGGVTPDGVEYTYSPNDVSPGDLDGDGEYELVVKWDPSNSKDNSQSGYTGNVFLDAYRWDGTRLWRIDLGRNIRAGAHYTQFMVYDLDGDGRAEVACKTAPGTRDGLGQWVLMPGDNPLADYRNSSGYILSGPEYLTIFDGRTGAALWTTNYLPPRGSVSAWGDSYGNRVDRFLACVAYLDGVRPSLVMCRGYYTRTVLVAWDWRDGRLTHRWTFDSNLGWSSYAGQGNHNLSVADVDGDGRDEIVYGACTIDHDGRGLYTTGLGHGDAMHVSDMDPDRPGLEVWQVHETPSAAGGGSFRDARTGALIWGIEGPGDTGRGLASPIDGRYRGYQFWSSVSPGVLDLSGQPISANRPSINFAVWWDADVLRELHDSAGSDGTAAKLDKWTGNGVQRLVSFYSVDGGALNINGTKANPCLSGDLLGDWREEILLRSADNSRLMLFFSTVPATNRFRTFLHDPQYRLALAWQNVAYNQPPHPGFYVGPGMDEPPLYPTSPADLAWAGVPNAVWGPGQPGWILNNVWTQTVTSTYAEGQSVLFDLRGSAQPRVQLAGELRPSSVTVFAPVDFEFAGGTLAGSMSLYKAGTGTLTLKNTNTFTGPTEISEGGLVVEGLLTASPVRVRPGVWLNSRLGGTGVIGGGATLERSCVLDPGRGPAQIGLLTISNQLVLRGARLWFDLSAQPPDAPGAHDRVRVFGTVVLEGTNRVTLRWTEGSPPPGVYPLIEWQGALSGSVARVVLEDPPRPDLWLTVLSNTLAVVVPEGPTEGGRLLVWAGVSTNWDTGLTPAWVAEGQPTLFRTGDSVRFDNTGARAPSVNLVGVLEPSLVTVDADVNYEFVGSGSLAGSNRLVKSGPGTLTLATTNTFSGGILLSNGVLALRGSTPGTLTANQWAPGTGPVSFHGGILQLYGYGLRDDTRGYGAFTNQLIVPAGQQGTLRTGPRQTLASRVLGGGTLHLFVDYVRGEVTGDWTNFSGTLQVHATTNTSTSSTYDDFRVGTVAGFPRARVHLGPGVAMYSRAPADSVIPVGMLSADEGALMLAGGGSGLGAQNAVTWCVGGTDASGTNRATIRGNTSLIKEGTGIWVLTGSNDYSGTTVVSAGRLVISGDQRGATGAVTVAVGASLGGAGVVGGTTRVSGTLHPGGAEPVTLTFARDLILENTAVTVLKLAAPDHDQIVVEGTCTLNGRLQVLSIRPEPLTAGQSFTLIRAGNLQGAFQEFELPELEEGLAWRTERLALDGTLRIVRTTPPRLEPPERTTGGWILRAGDGTPGWPVRLRRTPDLTRPLSEWEVIAETRFDANGQAVFALEVSTNVPAVFYRLEVP from the coding sequence ATGGCCCTGTTGTGGCTTGGAGCGGCATCCGCGCCCGCGCAACGTCAGATGGAATGCCTGGGCCGGGGAATGGTGGCACTGCGACGCAGCTCCAGCGAGGTGTGGGTGGGGTGGCGCTGGTTGGGCCAGGATCCGCCCGGGATTGCCTTCAACCTCTACCGCGTGACCGGTGGCGTGACCAACCGGCTCAACAGTCAGCCCCTGCAACAGACGACGGATTACGTGGACCGACCGCCCACGTTTGCCGTGCCGCATCTGTATTTCATCCGACCCGTGTTGGACGGGCAGGAGGTGGAGGATCGGTGGGCGCATCCCCTGGGACGTTCGTCCTGTACGTTACCGGCAAACCCGCCCGTGCCGACCGATGCGCAAGGGCGGCTTGCGCCGTACCTGTCCATCCCCCTGGACGTGCCACCGGGAGGCGTCACTCCCGACGGTGTGGAATACACGTATTCACCCAATGACGTCAGCCCGGGCGACCTGGACGGCGATGGCGAATACGAACTGGTGGTCAAGTGGGACCCGTCCAACAGCAAGGACAACTCCCAGTCGGGCTACACGGGGAATGTTTTTCTGGACGCGTACCGTTGGGATGGCACGCGGCTGTGGCGCATTGATTTGGGGCGGAACATCCGGGCCGGCGCGCATTACACGCAGTTCATGGTGTACGATTTGGACGGGGACGGGCGGGCGGAGGTGGCCTGCAAAACCGCCCCCGGCACGCGCGATGGCTTGGGCCAGTGGGTCCTCATGCCGGGAGACAATCCACTGGCGGACTATCGAAACAGCTCCGGCTACATCCTGAGCGGGCCGGAGTATCTTACGATTTTTGACGGCCGAACCGGAGCGGCGCTGTGGACGACGAATTATCTGCCGCCGCGCGGGTCGGTCAGCGCCTGGGGCGACAGCTACGGCAACCGCGTGGACCGGTTCCTGGCCTGTGTGGCGTATCTGGACGGTGTGCGCCCCAGCCTGGTGATGTGTCGGGGCTACTACACCCGCACCGTGTTGGTGGCCTGGGATTGGCGCGACGGACGGTTGACGCATCGCTGGACATTCGACAGCAACCTCGGCTGGAGCAGCTACGCGGGGCAGGGAAACCACAACCTTTCCGTGGCCGATGTGGACGGCGACGGCCGGGACGAAATCGTCTACGGCGCCTGCACCATCGACCACGATGGACGCGGTTTGTACACCACGGGCCTGGGCCATGGGGATGCCATGCATGTCTCGGACATGGACCCGGACCGACCGGGCTTGGAGGTCTGGCAGGTGCACGAGACGCCGTCAGCTGCCGGAGGGGGGTCGTTCCGGGACGCACGCACCGGCGCGTTGATCTGGGGCATTGAAGGTCCGGGCGACACCGGGCGCGGCCTGGCTTCCCCGATTGATGGCCGCTACCGTGGTTACCAGTTCTGGTCTTCCGTCTCCCCGGGCGTGCTGGACCTGAGCGGACAACCGATTTCCGCCAACCGTCCCTCCATCAATTTCGCAGTCTGGTGGGACGCGGACGTCCTGCGCGAACTGCACGACAGCGCCGGGAGCGACGGGACCGCCGCCAAGCTGGACAAATGGACCGGCAACGGCGTGCAGCGGTTGGTGAGTTTTTACTCGGTGGACGGCGGAGCCCTCAACATCAACGGCACCAAGGCCAATCCCTGTTTGAGTGGCGATCTTTTGGGCGATTGGCGCGAGGAAATCCTGCTCCGGAGCGCCGACAACTCGCGGTTGATGCTGTTCTTTTCGACGGTCCCGGCCACCAATCGGTTCCGCACCTTCCTCCATGACCCGCAGTACCGGCTGGCCCTGGCCTGGCAAAACGTCGCCTACAACCAGCCGCCGCACCCGGGGTTCTACGTGGGGCCCGGCATGGACGAACCGCCGTTGTACCCCACCAGCCCGGCGGACCTGGCCTGGGCCGGCGTGCCCAACGCCGTCTGGGGCCCGGGCCAGCCCGGCTGGATCCTCAACAACGTTTGGACCCAGACCGTCACCTCCACCTACGCAGAGGGTCAATCGGTCCTGTTTGATCTCCGCGGCTCCGCGCAGCCGCGGGTTCAGCTCGCAGGCGAACTGCGTCCGTCCTCGGTCACCGTGTTTGCACCGGTGGATTTCGAGTTCGCCGGGGGCACGCTCGCCGGCTCGATGTCGCTGTACAAGGCCGGCACCGGCACCCTGACCTTGAAAAACACGAACACCTTCACCGGGCCCACCGAGATCAGCGAGGGCGGATTGGTGGTGGAGGGTCTTCTGACGGCAAGCCCGGTCCGCGTCCGGCCCGGCGTTTGGCTGAACAGTCGGTTGGGCGGGACCGGAGTGATCGGCGGCGGCGCGACGTTGGAACGCAGCTGCGTCCTGGACCCCGGCCGCGGCCCCGCTCAAATCGGGCTCCTGACCATTTCCAATCAGTTGGTGCTCCGGGGGGCGCGATTGTGGTTTGATCTTTCGGCGCAACCACCGGATGCACCCGGCGCGCACGATCGTGTGCGGGTTTTTGGCACCGTGGTGTTGGAGGGGACCAATCGGGTCACGCTTCGATGGACCGAAGGGTCGCCACCGCCCGGGGTATATCCACTGATCGAGTGGCAGGGGGCATTGAGCGGATCCGTTGCTCGGGTGGTGCTGGAAGACCCTCCCCGGCCCGATCTCTGGTTGACCGTCCTCTCCAACACGCTGGCCGTGGTGGTGCCGGAAGGCCCCACAGAAGGCGGTCGCCTGTTGGTCTGGGCCGGCGTTAGCACGAATTGGGATACGGGCCTGACACCGGCCTGGGTGGCGGAAGGTCAACCCACCCTGTTCCGCACGGGTGACAGCGTGAGGTTCGACAATACCGGAGCCCGGGCGCCGAGTGTGAACCTCGTCGGGGTCTTGGAACCTTCCCTGGTCACCGTGGACGCAGATGTGAACTATGAGTTTGTGGGCTCGGGCTCTCTGGCCGGCTCGAATCGCCTGGTGAAGTCCGGCCCGGGCACGCTCACCCTGGCGACGACCAACACCTTCAGCGGGGGGATCCTCCTCAGCAATGGCGTGCTGGCCCTTCGGGGGTCGACTCCGGGCACGCTGACCGCCAACCAATGGGCTCCCGGCACGGGCCCGGTTTCCTTCCACGGGGGGATCCTTCAGCTCTACGGGTACGGACTGCGCGACGACACCCGGGGCTACGGGGCTTTCACCAATCAACTGATCGTCCCGGCCGGACAACAAGGGACCTTGCGCACCGGGCCGCGTCAGACCTTGGCCAGCCGGGTCTTGGGCGGCGGCACATTGCACCTGTTTGTGGACTACGTCCGCGGTGAGGTCACGGGCGATTGGACGAACTTCAGCGGCACGCTCCAGGTTCATGCCACGACCAACACGTCCACCTCTTCCACGTACGACGATTTCCGTGTGGGTACCGTGGCGGGCTTCCCCCGTGCCCGCGTGCACCTGGGTCCCGGAGTGGCGATGTACAGTCGGGCCCCCGCGGACAGTGTGATCCCCGTGGGCATGCTCTCCGCCGATGAGGGGGCGTTGATGCTGGCCGGGGGCGGCTCCGGGCTGGGCGCGCAAAATGCCGTCACATGGTGCGTGGGCGGCACCGATGCATCGGGCACCAATCGAGCCACCATCCGCGGCAATACCTCGCTGATCAAGGAGGGCACCGGCATCTGGGTACTGACCGGCTCGAACGACTATTCAGGAACCACCGTGGTGAGTGCGGGCCGGCTGGTGATCTCGGGCGACCAACGGGGTGCGACCGGCGCCGTCACCGTTGCGGTTGGGGCGTCGTTGGGCGGCGCCGGCGTGGTCGGTGGAACCACACGGGTCAGCGGCACTTTGCACCCGGGCGGAGCCGAACCGGTGACCCTTACCTTTGCCCGCGACCTGATCCTAGAAAACACGGCCGTCACGGTCCTGAAGCTCGCCGCGCCGGACCATGACCAAATTGTGGTGGAGGGCACATGCACATTGAACGGCCGGCTTCAAGTGCTGTCCATCCGGCCCGAACCGCTAACGGCCGGGCAATCCTTCACGCTCATCCGCGCGGGAAACCTGCAGGGGGCCTTCCAGGAGTTCGAGTTGCCGGAACTGGAGGAGGGGTTGGCGTGGCGGACCGAACGATTGGCCCTGGACGGTACCCTCCGGATCGTTCGCACCACACCGCCGCGGCTGGAGCCGCCCGAGCGCACCACCGGCGGCTGGATCCTCCGGGCCGGCGACGGAACGCCCGGCTGGCCGGTCCGGCTCCGCCGCACCCCGGACCTCACCCGGCCGCTTTCCGAGTGGGAGGTCATCGCTGAAACCCGGTTCGATGCCAACGGGCAGGCGGTGTTTGCCCTGGAGGTCTCAACCAACGTTCCTGCTGTCTTTTATCGGCTTGAAGTACCATGA
- a CDS encoding NPCBM/NEW2 domain-containing protein yields MNQPHKKPGIGRIRRIRGVERITRLSSALLTFWAVTVVAEPPAFWSWAERPPMGWNSWDCFGTTVTEDQTRAQADVMASLLKPHGWEYIVVDIQWYEPKARGYGYREGAELCMDPWGRLWPATNRFPSSANGAGFKPLADYIHGLGLKFGVHLMRGIPRQAVHRNTPIKDSPWHARDIADTQRICPWNPDMYGVNPEHPGAQAWYDSVFRLLAQWGVDYVKVDDISRPYHDHEGEIELIRRALDRCGRPMVLSLSPGETALTAGDHVVRHANLWRISDDFWDNWPALWEQFERLHQWTPFRGPGHWPDADMLPLGVLEFGTRTTRFTRDEQITLMTLWAIARSPLMFGGDLTRLDEWTLSLLTNREVLAVNQHSTGNRQWFRQGDLIAWTADVPGTADRYLALFHAPPPRRIQPDAALWQSPIVNRQTPGQGVDVDVPLHGARELYLVVTDAGDDIFGDHANWVEPRILTSTGELALIQLPWRSAQTGWGRVAIGRDAGGGPMRVGGRTITNGIGTHALSILAYDLPQGARRFRAFAALDDEGVRLDRGATVRFLVFTNDPLALPPPRTITVDLAGLGFRGPVRVRDLWTQQDLGRFEGRFAREVPPHGAALLRLTPLSSAAAAPTGPGAKELRAGAQQARTRSGQEPPQAVFGQHLDRGLVAFVLTNGHVFSSWRLLLSDPPGVQFVLERSPDGRSNWTPVHSEPLTNRCNWTDTTAEGRRWYYRVQALGPDGVARPSTPVRAEPVEGPTAFRRIRLQGNYRFDKVGIADLDGDGALDFVIKQPHQVSDPGVWRPSEDTFKLEAYRSDGTFLWRRDLGWNIEQGVWWSPMLVYDLDGDGRAEVAVKTAPTDVDYRDSTGRVTSGPEWCSILDGLTGREIARVDWPARGNVTDWGDANNNRASRHLMGVAYLDGRKPSLLLMRGTYTKMVVHAYNLVQGRLVPVWQWCGDDERPPVRGQGMHGVHTVDLDGDGCDEIVLGAAVLRSTGRILWNLGMGHPDAVYVSDILPHRHGLEIIYGFETRQTRNGICLVDARTGRLIWGCEHPTEHVHSQGMFGDFDPDNPGPEFYVGEKFKPDRWTYSARDGRLLRQEELGSLSPYALWWDDGWTRWVAVRGQIGPYHQPPRDTYEGRVVAVGDVLGDWREELITCVPGELRIYTTTRPSTVRRVCWLEDRAYRTGLAHAAMGYLYPPQPVGSWVPAPQR; encoded by the coding sequence ATGAACCAGCCTCACAAGAAACCCGGGATCGGACGGATCCGGCGGATCCGAGGGGTCGAACGAATCACTCGCCTTTCCAGCGCGCTCCTCACCTTCTGGGCCGTGACCGTGGTGGCGGAGCCGCCTGCATTTTGGAGCTGGGCCGAACGCCCACCCATGGGTTGGAACAGTTGGGACTGTTTCGGGACCACTGTCACCGAGGACCAAACCCGTGCCCAGGCCGATGTGATGGCAAGCCTGCTCAAGCCCCATGGCTGGGAGTACATTGTGGTGGACATCCAATGGTACGAGCCCAAAGCCCGGGGTTACGGTTATCGCGAGGGCGCGGAACTTTGCATGGATCCCTGGGGCCGTCTGTGGCCCGCCACCAACCGGTTCCCCTCCTCCGCAAACGGTGCCGGGTTCAAACCCCTGGCCGACTACATCCACGGCCTCGGCCTGAAGTTCGGCGTGCATCTCATGCGTGGCATTCCCCGACAGGCCGTGCACCGCAACACCCCCATCAAGGACTCACCCTGGCACGCCCGCGACATCGCAGACACCCAACGCATCTGCCCTTGGAATCCCGACATGTATGGCGTCAACCCTGAACACCCGGGTGCGCAAGCATGGTACGACTCGGTCTTCCGTCTCCTGGCACAGTGGGGAGTGGACTATGTCAAGGTGGACGACATCAGCCGGCCCTACCACGATCACGAAGGCGAAATCGAACTGATTCGTCGGGCCCTGGACCGCTGCGGCCGGCCCATGGTGCTGAGTCTTTCGCCCGGGGAAACCGCACTGACCGCCGGTGACCACGTCGTGCGCCACGCCAACCTCTGGCGGATCAGCGACGATTTCTGGGACAACTGGCCCGCGCTTTGGGAACAGTTCGAGCGCCTGCACCAGTGGACACCCTTCCGCGGGCCCGGACACTGGCCGGATGCCGACATGTTGCCTCTGGGAGTTCTGGAATTCGGAACCCGCACCACGCGCTTCACCCGCGACGAACAGATCACCCTCATGACGCTCTGGGCCATCGCCCGGTCCCCGCTCATGTTCGGGGGCGATCTCACGCGGTTGGATGAGTGGACGCTGTCCCTGCTCACCAACCGTGAAGTACTGGCGGTGAACCAGCACAGCACCGGCAACCGCCAATGGTTCCGCCAGGGCGACCTGATCGCCTGGACCGCCGACGTCCCCGGCACGGCCGACAGGTACCTGGCCCTGTTCCATGCACCCCCGCCCCGAAGGATCCAGCCCGATGCAGCCCTGTGGCAAAGCCCGATCGTGAACCGCCAAACGCCGGGCCAGGGCGTGGACGTGGACGTACCCCTGCACGGCGCACGGGAACTTTACCTCGTGGTGACCGACGCCGGAGACGACATCTTCGGCGACCACGCCAACTGGGTCGAACCGCGAATCCTCACCAGCACGGGCGAACTGGCCCTCATCCAACTGCCGTGGCGGTCGGCCCAAACCGGTTGGGGTCGGGTGGCCATCGGACGGGATGCCGGTGGCGGGCCCATGCGCGTGGGCGGACGCACCATCACCAACGGCATTGGCACCCATGCCCTTTCGATCCTGGCCTACGACCTGCCGCAAGGTGCACGGCGGTTTCGCGCCTTCGCGGCGCTCGACGATGAGGGCGTACGCCTGGATCGCGGCGCCACCGTCCGGTTTCTTGTTTTCACGAACGATCCCCTGGCCCTCCCACCGCCGCGCACAATCACGGTGGACCTGGCCGGGCTCGGGTTCCGCGGACCGGTGCGCGTTCGGGATCTCTGGACCCAACAGGACCTCGGACGCTTTGAGGGCCGATTCGCCCGCGAAGTGCCTCCGCACGGCGCCGCCCTGCTCCGCCTGACGCCGTTGTCCTCCGCGGCGGCCGCACCGACGGGCCCGGGCGCAAAAGAGCTCCGGGCCGGGGCGCAGCAGGCTCGGACTCGCTCGGGACAAGAACCCCCTCAGGCCGTTTTCGGACAACACCTGGACCGTGGTTTGGTAGCTTTTGTCCTCACCAACGGACACGTCTTCTCCAGCTGGCGCCTGCTTTTGAGTGATCCGCCGGGGGTCCAATTTGTGCTGGAACGCAGCCCGGACGGGCGCAGCAACTGGACCCCTGTGCATTCGGAGCCCCTAACCAATCGCTGCAACTGGACCGACACCACGGCCGAAGGTCGTCGCTGGTACTATCGCGTGCAGGCGCTGGGCCCGGACGGCGTCGCCCGACCCTCCACCCCGGTGCGGGCCGAACCGGTGGAGGGCCCCACGGCCTTCCGCCGCATCCGGCTCCAGGGCAATTACCGGTTCGACAAGGTTGGTATCGCAGACCTCGACGGGGACGGCGCCCTTGACTTCGTCATCAAACAACCTCACCAAGTGAGCGACCCTGGCGTGTGGCGACCCAGCGAGGACACGTTCAAACTTGAAGCCTATCGCAGCGACGGCACGTTCCTGTGGCGGCGGGACCTCGGCTGGAACATTGAACAGGGCGTTTGGTGGTCGCCCATGCTCGTGTATGACCTGGACGGCGACGGCCGGGCCGAGGTGGCGGTCAAAACCGCACCCACCGACGTGGATTACAGGGACTCAACCGGCCGTGTCACCAGCGGCCCCGAATGGTGCTCGATACTCGACGGCCTCACCGGCCGGGAAATTGCGCGGGTGGACTGGCCCGCGCGCGGCAACGTCACCGACTGGGGCGACGCCAACAACAACCGTGCCTCCCGACACCTCATGGGCGTGGCCTACCTTGACGGTCGCAAACCCAGCCTCCTGCTCATGCGTGGCACCTACACCAAAATGGTCGTCCACGCCTACAACCTCGTACAGGGCCGACTCGTACCCGTCTGGCAATGGTGCGGCGACGACGAACGCCCGCCGGTCCGGGGCCAGGGCATGCACGGCGTGCACACCGTGGACCTCGACGGCGACGGCTGCGACGAAATCGTCCTCGGCGCGGCCGTCCTCCGCTCCACCGGCCGAATCCTCTGGAACCTCGGCATGGGTCACCCCGATGCCGTCTATGTCTCGGACATCCTGCCGCACCGCCACGGCCTGGAAATCATCTACGGCTTCGAAACCCGCCAGACCCGCAACGGCATCTGCCTCGTCGACGCCCGCACCGGCCGGCTCATCTGGGGATGTGAACATCCCACCGAGCACGTCCACAGCCAGGGCATGTTCGGCGACTTTGATCCCGACAACCCCGGCCCCGAGTTCTACGTGGGCGAGAAGTTCAAGCCCGACCGCTGGACCTATAGTGCCCGCGACGGACGGCTCCTCCGCCAGGAGGAGCTCGGCAGCCTGTCACCCTACGCCCTCTGGTGGGACGACGGCTGGACCCGATGGGTGGCCGTCCGGGGCCAAATCGGGCCCTACCATCAGCCGCCCCGGGACACCTACGAGGGACGCGTGGTCGCCGTGGGTGATGTGCTGGGCGACTGGCGCGAGGAACTGATCACCTGCGTGCCCGGTGAATTGCGAATCTACACGACCACCCGTCCTTCCACCGTTCGTCGCGTTTGCTGGCTGGAGGACCGGGCCTACCGCACCGGTCTGGCCCATGCCGCCATGGGCTATCTGTACCCGCCGCAGCCGGTCGGCTCCTGGGTGCCGGCCCCGCAACGTTGA